The genome window GCGCCGTCGTCGTCACCCGGTACTACGGCGGGACGAATCTCGGCGTCGGCGGCCTGGTCCGGGCGTACTCCCGCGCCGTCAAAGAGGCCCTCGAGGAAGCCGGCGTCGTCGAGCAACGGCCACACGAACACGTCGCCGTCACCGTCGAGTACGACGACTCCGGCACCGTTCGCGGAATTATAGAGAGCGAGGGCTACGAGTTCGATGCCACCTACGAGGCCGACGTCTCCTTCGACGTTCGCGTCCCGCTCGAGGAAGCCGACGCGTTTCGGGACCGACTCCGGAGTGCCACCAGCGGTCGAGTCGACCTCGAGTAGGAGGGCGACGTTCGTTCACGCTCCCGGCTGCGGTCGGCGGGTCCCTCACCACCGTGGCCATCTGCGTGCCCACCTGTTTTTGACCGTTCGGCCCCTACGGTTGCCTATGCGAATCGTCACGACGCTCCCGTCGGCGACCGAGACCGTAGCCGCACTCGGCCTCGAGCCGGTCGGCGTCTCCCACGAGTGTGATTATCCACCGACCGTCTCCTCTCTGCCGTCGGTCACTCGCTCGCGCATCGATGCCAGTGCCTCGAGCGCCGAGATCGACAGTCAGGTACTCGAGACGGCCGACGACGGGGTCTACGACGTCGACGTCGAGACGCTCGAGGCACTCGAGCCGGAGCTGATCGTCACTCAGGGAATGTGTGACGTCTGTGCGGTCGACGAGGCCGTCATCGCCGACGCGGTCGAACAGCTCTCGACAGAGCCTGAAGTGTTGACGACCGATCCACACAGCGTCGCGGACGTCCTCGACGACCTCGAGCGGATCGGCCGGGCGGTCGGCCGAGAGCAACGTGCCCGCGAGGTCCGTACGCGGCTCGAAGCACGGATCGACCGCGTCCGCAAGCGAACTGCCGACATCGCATTCGAGGAGCGCCCGCGCGTTGCGATCTTCGACTGGACCGAGCCCGCGATGATCGCGGGCCACTGGACGGCCGAACTCGTCGAGTGGGCCGGCGGCGAGTACGACCTGGCCACCGTTGGGGAGCGCTCTCGGCCTCGCGAGTGGACGGAGATTCTCGAGTACGATCCGGAACTCGTGATCGTCGCGCCCTGTGGCTTCGGCCTCGACCAGACCGCCGCGAACCGGACCGACCTCACCGACCGTGCGGGGTGGGACGACCTCACCGCCGTCCGGGAGGGCCGCGTCTGGGCGATGGACGGCCATCACTACCTGAATCGGCCCGGACCTAGACTGGTCGAGACGCTCGAGGCACTCGCACCGATCGTCCAGCCAGCGCTGTTCGACGACCGGGCGGCCGGCCCCATCACGGACGCGGACGCCTTCGATGACTTCGACACGCAGCTGCCGTCGCTCGAGTCGGTCGCTGTCCCGTTCGAGACCCTGTCCGAGCGACCGACGTCCGTCGACCGGTCGACCGCAGAGCCGTGACTGAACTGGACGACTCCGTCGCCGGGGCTGGCGGGCCGACCCTGATCCTCCCGCGATCGATCCGTGAGGTGATCGTAGCGCGAGCCCGCGAGGGACACCCCGAGGAGATCTGTGGGATCTTCGGCGGCGAATACGGTCCCGAGCGGAGTCACGTTCGCTCACAGTATCCCGCCGAAAACGTCGCCGAGACGCCGCGAACGCGGTATCGGATCGATCCCGAGGCGCAACTCGAACGCTTCGAGCGACTCGAGGCCCGCGGCGAGGAAATCGTCGGCTTCTATCACTCTCACCCGCAGGGGCCGCCGCGGCCGAGCGAGACCGACGTTGCGAGCGCCACCTGGCCAGACCGTTCGTACGTGATCGTCTCGCTCGCCCCGCTCGAGATCGGCTCGTGGCGCTGGCGCTCGAGCGACGGCGAAGCCGGAATCGAGAACGCGACCGACGGCGGTCGGTTCGAGCGCGAACGACTCGTCCTCGAGTAATCTTCAGTCCTCGTCGTCCCCCGCCTCGAGTTCTGCGGCTCGTTGTCTGGCTTTTGCGGCCGCCTCGCGGAACTCGTCGATCCGGTCGTCGGCCTCCTTCGAGACGAGATATTTGAAGTCGTCGGGCATCAGGCCGGTCTGGATCTCGAGGGTGACCATCGCGTCACAGCCTTCGACGATTTCTGGGGCCCACTTTCCCTGGGCCAGTTTCGACTCCTCGGTGACGACCGCCTCGCCGTCTTCGACGTCGATGAACGCCGTCGCCGTGTTCCAGATTCCCGGATCGCTCGTGGTGACCTCGTCGTACAGCCCCTCGAGCCGGGAGCCTTTGACCGGTTCGTCACGAACCTCCGCGATGAGGTCCTCGAGGGCGGCGACGATCTCGTCGTACTCGGCCGCCTCTTCGCGGAGCGTCTCCGGCGTGTCGCGTGGATCGTCCCAGGTCATCAGCGAGTCCTCCGTTCGTCCATCGTCGGGTACATGCACTGGACTAGCCGCTTTGTCGCCGTAAACGTACGCTTCCGCGCCGACGACGAGGACGAATCAGCGCGCCCGCTCGAGCACGTCGGGGACCCAGCCACGGTTCGGATCGTCGGTTTCGTCCATCCACCCGACGAGCCGCTCGCGCATCGACCGGCGGATAGCCGTGTAGTCGGGGTGGTCGATCAGGTTCTGCAGTTCGGCGGGGTCGGCCTCGAGGTCGTACAGTTCGTCGACGTCGGGGCCGTTGTAGACGTACTTGTACCGATCCGTACGGACCATCCGCTGGCTGTAGAGGCCGAACTCGTCGCCGTGGTACTGGGCGAAGCTCGAGTCGGGCCACGACTCGGGGACGGCAGCTGGGTCGCCGCCACCCTCGAGCAGGGGGACGAGACTTCGTGCGTCGAACGATCCCGGAATCTCGACGTCGGCCAGCTCGAGGAACGTTGCCGCCAGATCGTGGAGGTGAACGGGGGCCGCACAGGTCGTGCCGGGATCGACGACGCCGGGCCAGCGCACCTGCAACGGGATGCGGTAGGTGTCGTCGTACATCAGCGGCCCCTTGTTGAACTGACGATGCCCGCCGACGAAGTCGCCGTGATCGGCGGCGTGGACCACGACCGTCTCGTCGGCGAGGCTGAGCCCCTCGAGGGCCTCGAGCACCCGCTCGAGCTGGTCGTCGACCAGCGAGACGAAGCCGCGGTACTTCGCGATGGCTTCGGCCCACAGCTCCCGGTCGAAGTCGGCGACGCCGCGGTAGTGACAGTAGTTCTCGTGAACGCGTGGTTTCCCGTCGAACGTCTCGGCGTAGCTCTCGGGGAGGTCGATCGACGCGGGATCGTACATCGAGGCGTAGGGCTCGGGCACGACGTAGGGGTGGTGTGGGCCGTAGAAGTCGGCTCGGTGGAAGAATCGTCCGCCATCAGCGTCGGTTTCGCCGTCGGCGTGCGCCTCGAGCGCGTCGATCGTCCGCTGGGCCAGAAAGTACGCGCGGGTGTCCTCGACGTCGACCGGCGTCGTGGCGGCGACGAACGTACCTGAGTCGCCATTTCGCGGCTTCTCGCCAGTGTAGAGTTCATCCTCGAGGTCGACCGCTTCCAGGGGAACGCCCCGCTCCCTGCGATACTCGAGGAACGCCTCGTCGATATCGTCGTGGTGTTCGTCACTGCCGCCGAGATACGAGAAGCCGAACGCCTCAGGGGTCCTGTCTCGCCCGACGTGCCACTTCCCGGTGTACGTACAGTCGTAGCTGTTCGCGTCCAGCCGTTCGGAGAACGTCGGAATCCCGGTCGGCAGGTTCGGCTGGATGGCGTCGGCCTCGTGGCAGTTGTTGAGCATGCCGTGGCCGTGGGGAAACTGCCCCGTGAGCAGCGACGCCCGCGCGCTCGAGCAGATGCTGATCGGTGTAACCGCCTGCGAAAAGCGCATCCCCTCGCTCGAGAGGCGGTCCATCGTTGGCGTCTCGACGGGTGGCCCCTCGGGCGCGCTGTAGTCGTATCGCTCCTGGTCAGTGAGGACGAACAGGACGTTCGGGCGGGAGTCGGACATCGACCGTCGTACACCAGCGCCTGCATTAACGCTGGTCCCGGCTCACCCGAGTGAGAACGCCGGATCGACGGTTCGGGACCCGTCAAAAACTCAGTCGAGCGCCCCTGTGACGTCCTCGATTTCGGCATCGTCTACGCCGACCATCACGATAGAGGAACCAACTAGGAGACGTCCTCGAACGTCGGTCGGTCGTGTTCGCCGGGGAACTCGTCGACGGGAACCTGGGTTTGCTCGCCCGAGTCCATGTCCTTGATCGTCACTTCGTCGTTCTCGAGGTCTTGCTCACCGGCGATGACGACCGTCTCGGCGTTGATCGAGTCGGCGTAGTTCAGCTGTGAGCCGAACGAGCGGCCGGCAATGTCGGTCTCGACGACGTGCCCGCGCTCGCGCAGGTCGCGGGCAATTCGAGCCGCTTCGGGGCGTGTATCGCCGACCTGAAGGACGTAGTAGTCGGTCGTCACCTCCTCTGCGGGCCAGACGCCGGCGCGCTGACAGAGCAACGAGAGCGTCGCGTGGCCGGGGGCGACGCCGACCGCGGGCGTCGGCTGACCGCCGAACGACTCGATTAAGTCGTCGTACCGGCCGCCGCCGAAGATCGACCGCGAGACCTCGCCCGCGGAGTCGAAACACTCGAAGACGACGCCGGTATAGTAGTCGAGTCCGCGCGCGGTCTCGAGCGAGACCGTACAGTACTCGCGGGCACCGAAATCCTCGGCCGCCTCGAGCACGTTCTGGAGGTTAGAGACGGCGTCGTCGACTCGTTCGGTGTCTGCAAACGCCTTGACGTCCTCGAGGTCACCGCTTGCGATCAGGTCGTCGAACTCGGCGGCCTGGTCGTACGTGAGGCCGGCCTCGACCAGCAGATCGTGGTACTCCGCGGTCGTGATCTTGCCCGACTTATCGACCGCGCGGATGGCGTCGTCGATTGCGACGTCGGCGTCGTAGGTCTCGAGGACGCCGCCGAGGATGTCTCGGTGGGAGATGCGAAACTCGAAATGCTCGCCCGTCAGCCCGAGACTCGTCAGCGCGTCGGCGGCCCACGCGAGGATCTCGGCGTCGGCTTCGGGCTCGCTCGAGCCGAAGATGTCGACGTTAGTCTGGTAGAACTCGCGCTGGCGACCTTGCTGGACCTGCTCGTAGCGCCAGAACGGCCGCGTCGAGAACCACTTGATCGGCTTCGAGAGTTCCTGTTGTTTCGCCACGACCATCCGCGCAACCGTCGGCGTGAGTTCGGGGGTCAGCGTGACGTGGCGGCCACCCTGGTCTTCGAAGGCGTACAGTTCGTCGACGATCTCGTCGCCGCTCTTGTCGGTCCACAGTTCGGCGCGCTCGAGCGCCGGTGTTCCGATCTCGCGGAACCCATACCGACGGGCCGCCTCCTCGATGGTATCGATGGTTTCCCGTCGAGCGGCCATCTCGCCGGGGTAGAAGTCGCGAAAGCCCTTGATCCGGTCGTACATGGCAGGTGATTCGCCCACGGCGGACTTCTATCTGTTCGTTTGAAACCGTCGCCGTCGGATGAGGGGCGTCCATCGTGGGTGAGGCCGTCGTCACTACGCTAACTGGCTCCGGCCAACCCGTGCGACCGATCCGACACGGGGCCCGCCCGACCGTTCCGCCGCCGAAACTGCCGGTTTGAGTGGAGCTAGTGCTCGAGCGCTCGAGTGGCCGTGCGTCGATCCACGTCCGGGGCGGTCATCGGACATCGGTCACGTACGTCTGTTCGTGATCCGGGAAACAGTCGGCGATCGCCTCTGGGCCGGCTTCGGCGGCGAGAATCGCCCGAAGTTCCGCTTCGTAGTCGGCTCGCTGAATCTCCTCGCTCGGGCCGACCGTCACCTCGAGGTGGGCGTCGACCAGTCGGTCGACCGCCTGCCGACCAAAGCCCGATAACGGCGCGATGTAATCGACGTCGTGGCGGTCCTCGAGACTCTGGGCCTGTGCACGTGAGACCGTCGGAACGCGGTCGTCACGGCGGGTGCCGTCCGCGATGGCGTCGAAGCCAGCGGCC of Natrarchaeobaculum sulfurireducens contains these proteins:
- a CDS encoding cobalamin-binding protein, translated to MRIVTTLPSATETVAALGLEPVGVSHECDYPPTVSSLPSVTRSRIDASASSAEIDSQVLETADDGVYDVDVETLEALEPELIVTQGMCDVCAVDEAVIADAVEQLSTEPEVLTTDPHSVADVLDDLERIGRAVGREQRAREVRTRLEARIDRVRKRTADIAFEERPRVAIFDWTEPAMIAGHWTAELVEWAGGEYDLATVGERSRPREWTEILEYDPELVIVAPCGFGLDQTAANRTDLTDRAGWDDLTAVREGRVWAMDGHHYLNRPGPRLVETLEALAPIVQPALFDDRAAGPITDADAFDDFDTQLPSLESVAVPFETLSERPTSVDRSTAEP
- a CDS encoding sulfatase-like hydrolase/transferase, translating into MSDSRPNVLFVLTDQERYDYSAPEGPPVETPTMDRLSSEGMRFSQAVTPISICSSARASLLTGQFPHGHGMLNNCHEADAIQPNLPTGIPTFSERLDANSYDCTYTGKWHVGRDRTPEAFGFSYLGGSDEHHDDIDEAFLEYRRERGVPLEAVDLEDELYTGEKPRNGDSGTFVAATTPVDVEDTRAYFLAQRTIDALEAHADGETDADGGRFFHRADFYGPHHPYVVPEPYASMYDPASIDLPESYAETFDGKPRVHENYCHYRGVADFDRELWAEAIAKYRGFVSLVDDQLERVLEALEGLSLADETVVVHAADHGDFVGGHRQFNKGPLMYDDTYRIPLQVRWPGVVDPGTTCAAPVHLHDLAATFLELADVEIPGSFDARSLVPLLEGGGDPAAVPESWPDSSFAQYHGDEFGLYSQRMVRTDRYKYVYNGPDVDELYDLEADPAELQNLIDHPDYTAIRRSMRERLVGWMDETDDPNRGWVPDVLERAR
- a CDS encoding desampylase, which encodes MTELDDSVAGAGGPTLILPRSIREVIVARAREGHPEEICGIFGGEYGPERSHVRSQYPAENVAETPRTRYRIDPEAQLERFERLEARGEEIVGFYHSHPQGPPRPSETDVASATWPDRSYVIVSLAPLEIGSWRWRSSDGEAGIENATDGGRFERERLVLE
- a CDS encoding DUF7411 family protein, coding for MHLGLLYSGGKDSTLAALLLEDFYDVTLVTARFDVTDDWKHARETAEALEFEFQPLDLEREIAEEAVARIRDDGFPRNGIQHVHQHALEELAAAGFDAIADGTRRDDRVPTVSRAQAQSLEDRHDVDYIAPLSGFGRQAVDRLVDAHLEVTVGPSEEIQRADYEAELRAILAAEAGPEAIADCFPDHEQTYVTDVR
- a CDS encoding IMPACT family protein, coding for MSRTYLTVDAPATARFVVQGSEFIGHIRPVESAEAAETFVESITTEYADATHNVPAYRVRVDADSDMLRAYSSDDGEPSGSAGKPALNVLVQQDIENCAVVVTRYYGGTNLGVGGLVRAYSRAVKEALEEAGVVEQRPHEHVAVTVEYDDSGTVRGIIESEGYEFDATYEADVSFDVRVPLEEADAFRDRLRSATSGRVDLE
- the hisS gene encoding histidine--tRNA ligase, coding for MYDRIKGFRDFYPGEMAARRETIDTIEEAARRYGFREIGTPALERAELWTDKSGDEIVDELYAFEDQGGRHVTLTPELTPTVARMVVAKQQELSKPIKWFSTRPFWRYEQVQQGRQREFYQTNVDIFGSSEPEADAEILAWAADALTSLGLTGEHFEFRISHRDILGGVLETYDADVAIDDAIRAVDKSGKITTAEYHDLLVEAGLTYDQAAEFDDLIASGDLEDVKAFADTERVDDAVSNLQNVLEAAEDFGAREYCTVSLETARGLDYYTGVVFECFDSAGEVSRSIFGGGRYDDLIESFGGQPTPAVGVAPGHATLSLLCQRAGVWPAEEVTTDYYVLQVGDTRPEAARIARDLRERGHVVETDIAGRSFGSQLNYADSINAETVVIAGEQDLENDEVTIKDMDSGEQTQVPVDEFPGEHDRPTFEDVS